The window aaggataaaccttctcccgaaaagacccgatcagtctcggaatcccggtctacaagacatttcgacaatggtaaaacaagaccagcaaagcccccgaatgtgccgacaaatcccgataggagctgcacatatctcgttctcagggcacaatggatgagccagacgtcgggttggcatagaccctggttgcccaggggcgccggacatcgctcggtttgggccagcactcgaaggagcactggtccgggggtttaaataaagatgaccctcgggctcgcgaaaacccgggggaaaaggcttaggtggcaaatggtaaaaccaaggttgggccttgctggaggagttttattcaaggcgaactgtcaagggggtcccataaatcacccgatcgcgtaaggaacgcaaactcaaggaacataataccggtatgacagtaactagggcggcaagagtggaacaaaacaccaggcataaggccgagcctttcaccctttaccaaaatatatagatgcattaatataataagagatattgtgatatcccaacatatccatgttccaacatggaacaaacttcaacttcacctgcaactagcaacgctataagaagggctgagcaaaagcggtaacttagccaaacaacggtttgctaggaaaggatggttagaggctgacatggcaatatgggaggcatgatataacaagtgataggtagcgcagcatggcaatagagcgaacaactagcaaagcaaagatagaagtgatttcgaggggtggtcatcttgcctgcaaggttctcagagttgtcgaaagcttgatcctcgtaagcgtactcaacaggttcctcgttcatgaactcgtctcccggctctacccaagacaagaacacaagcaacggaaccacaatcaatcacgagaaatgcacaagcaacatgatgcaaaacatgtatgatatgcgatgcatatgcgtgctccggaaggaaaatgatgaacaaggaagtaacttggtaaaccaagcatgccactggaaagatgagatgatttcggtcgaaatcgatataaagatcaccggaaacggatgcacggtttgcaaatggcaagcaagacaagaatgacacgaatatgcgattaacagcatgatagcgcTTAAAATGCagcaagtaacaatgctacagcactccaacatagcaacaaagcacatggaagtaatctacaggagatgcttgacaaaagatgaacactgagctacggctagttcataacataacaagctcaaacaaacatggcaaaagtgcaaaagataacaggttcacagacttggtgaaattactggacatgcctgaaacagtatcaggtagcaatgttcagagcacgaaatcaacatgctacaggaacttaacatagcaaaacaaggcatgtaagtgttctactaaatgcatatgaagaaagtcccttactgactataagccaaaaaggaccagaagatatgatggcaagcatataaacatagcaagtttcgttatcaggtttcagacttagcagaaaacagagcatggcagaaacaataatatgaaggcatcttggtgagcttgatgcactcactacagagcaatgcatgacaaaacaagcatacctacagcaagatggcatgtctATGAAGCTATTCTTGGCAAGaacaagtacatagcatgtatggatcaactacaacaagcttggcaaaaatgaatatcatgttaagaatctgccagaaatattttctagcaaaagtagagcaagcttaggtcatgctatggcactccataattgcaaacaagggcataaatagatcaattacaacaatatctacaaaacatccttactgaacatcttcaaaatatgcatggatctctctgtagcatcaagtttacatggcaacaaaataacagcagacaaagacttagagaattcactaagtccctgaaatcagaaacattacggggcctagtttgcatgcttgtgctagtcaccacagagatcacaaaaatgcatgtcaaacaccactggaaatatggcatggcatacaacaaaacacatgtagagctcatgcccataagatgcacatattaaatgatacaaaaatgacaaatctccaagttctgctaagaaccagcagataacagcaactagcactcttgcacccaagatttgggcatcaagatggcctctaatgaacatggtgtaattgaacaaaatgaagagcatcacgagacgaacaatttgacatattacacgcgcgaaacggagctatatgcagagagttatgcaatgTTGATCAGGAGCACATGCTGTAAGATGATGAAGACTTGGAGAAGTCAACGCACGCAGTTGACCCGATCCAGATCGAGGCCGGGGTCGTtgccggcgacgggagaggaggaggagacgacGGGGAAGGACGGAGGCCGGAGGGGGCGACgacgctcgccgacgacgaggcgcgggcgcgcggcggcggcggtcctcgggaggcgcggggcggcggaggcgggctcgcgcgggcacgccggcgacgggcgaggcggcggggacggcagcgccggcggcggcggggcacggcggagGCCGGCCGGCATCTCGGGGCCCGGTCgcgcgcgggcgggccggcctcgggcccggcgggccgcggcggcgcggggcgcggtggcgtgccacgtggcgcgcgccgataggctgcgggcggcgacggcgatatgtccggcggggtacggacgtgtccggcggcgcggagggaagtGGGTTAGGGTTTGCCTGCGAACGTTTTTCGGGAgggctcacatataaataggtagagggagctaggaggctccaaatgaggtgcggttttcgcccacacgatcgtgatcgaacgacctacagcatggaagagagtttggtgggttttgggctgtttagagagggggttttgctgtgACACACAgaaggactttgcggatgcccagttaaccgttggagtaccaaacgacctctaaatggaacgaaacttgaccggtggtatacaaaggccacttgacaagcctcggtccattccgagaacgtttgacacccgctcacgaaagaaaacaaaaggggtgcaccggaggagatgggagcgccggattggaaaacggacaacggggaaaatgctcggatgcatgagacgaactcgtatgcaaatgcaatgcacgtgatgacatgatatgaaatgcatgacatgaacaaaatgcaaaacgaaaaacaaaacccgaccacgaagggaatatcatagcacatagccgaaaatggcaagagtcggagttacaaatatggcaagttacatgcggggtgttacaatgaGGGTGATGATCCTGTCGCAGCTCTGGAATTTGAGAACATGGGTGATCCTATCCAACTTTCGGACCAGAATCCGGCCACATTTGAGGAGTTTATTCAAATGCATCAACGAATTCGGCATCGACCAACTCACGAGCAGCTCAAGGAGGATCTGATTGAGCATCAGTGGGCGGTAAAATGGGACAACAATGTTCGATTTAAAATATTTAAACTTTTTTAAATTTAAACTAATGTTGCATGCGGCTATTTGACCTTTTGTGCCCTTTACGTATGACTACTTAATCGTGCGGTCTGGAAAAAATCAATCAAAAGACCGGATGTATGGGGCCATGATTGGATGGCTGTCTCCCACGGACGGATGCGGGAGGTGGatgcgggaggtgcgggaggttTTTTACGGGTTGCCCTTGGAGATGCCCTAAAGCATTTATGTAAACCAAATGCTAGATCACTGTTACTCCGTTTATGGGATCTGCGAGAAATTCGAATACCATTTCATTGCAAAGTCAACAGTCACCTTACACACACCACTGGCAATGCCAATGCCGCCTCCCCTGCGCCACCTCCTGCCGCTGCTCCTCGCGGCGGCCGCGGCCTCCACGGCCGCCGCGTTCGTGCTGGAGGAGGCCACGGTCGAGTCCATCCACCGCGCcttcgccggcggcgagctcacCTCCCGCGGCCTCGTCGAGCTCTACCTGCGCCGCATCGCGTCCCTCGACCCGGCCCTCCACGCCGTCGTCGAGATCGACGCCGCCggcgcgctcgccgccgccgaccgcgcCGACGCCGCACGTCTCGAGCTCGATGGCGCGGCGCTCCCGCCGCTCCACGGCATCCCCGTGCTGATCAAGGACAACATCGCGGCGGCCGGCGACGGATCCGGGAGGCTGAACGCGACGGCCGGGTCGCTCGCGCTGGTCGGGTCCCGCCCCGCGCGCGACGCCGGCGTGGTCGAGCGGCTCAGGCGCGCCGGCGCGGTGGTTCTTGGCACCGCCAGTCTCAGCGAGTGGTGTAACTTTCGCGCCCCCGGCATCCCCGCCGGCTGGAGCCCCCGCGCCGGCCAGGGCATTGTGAGCAGCAGATCCTCCCCTTCCCCTCTTGCCGCCTCCATTTATTTTGTTTGCTTCTCCTTGCCAGGAAGCTAGAACAGCAACTTGATTTCCTCGAGCAAGGGGTGAATTCTGACTCTGAATCAATCCATTGTGCCGTAGAATCCGTATGTGCCGTCAGCGACCCCGTGCGCGTCCAGCAGCGGCTCCGCCATTGCCGCGGCGGCGAACATGGTGGCGGTGACGATTGGGACGGAGACGGACGGGTCCATCATGTGCCCGTCCAGCTTCAACTCCGTTGTCGGAATCAAGCCCACGGTCGGCCTCACAAGCCGCGCCGGCGTGATCATCATATCTCCAAGGATGGACACAATTGGGTAAAACTGAAGCCGACAAAATGTTTACACTATAGTTAAGCAGAGTGGTGTGATTTTACTGTCTGGATCAACATCACACTTAACTGAATTACTTCTTTCAGAAACATGGCATCCACTTATGTCGAGTAATCCAGCAGCTAGATTAGATAGTTGCAACTTGCCGTGTTTGCTCACTTGCATTTATCTGATGACGCTGATTTTAATTATTTCTTAGTGATATAGTTTACTTGATGCAGGCCAATATGCAGGACAGTTTCAGATGCAGTACATGTGTTGGAAGCCATGGTTGGCTATGATCCACGGGATGCAGAGGCAACTCGCATGGCATCTCGGTATATCCCGAAAGGCGGTTATGGGCAATTCTTGAACATAGATGGTCTAAGGGGCAAGAGGGTTGGGATTCTCAGGAAGGACTTCTTCCGGTTCGCCCCAGGCTCTATCCAAGAAAAGGTGTTCAGGGACCACTTTAACACTATGAGGTAGTTCAGCACTCTTCTTGTTTGATGACATACTTGTTATTCTTCGATATCGATCATTTAGATGGTGCTTCTCTTTAAGATGGATCGACGCTTATGATAAGTCAGACATCAGGGAAACATTATACTCTCGAAACTATTAGTATGAGCTTCTAAGCAAGAGTTACAAATTAAGGCGCAGATGCCACTGCAAGGTTTGAAGTTCTGAAAATGCCACTGGTTGTGAGAAAGACATGTGGGTCCACATCCTAAATGCCATTTTTCAAAACTAAAAAATAGTAGATGAGAATATCAACATCAGAGGACGATTTGAATTAAAAAAAGGGATGAATCATGACTTGTTATGTGCTTATTGCTTTCTGTTGATGTTTCTCTTTCTGAAGATACATTAACTGTTCCTAACTCCTTCATGTTGTTAAAAAACTGAAAGGAAAATGGGGGCCATCTTGGTGGACAATCTTGAGATACCAAGCATGAAAGTCATCAATGATGCGGTACAAAGCGGCGAACGTGCTCTTATGCTCGCCGAGTTCAAGCTGTCCCTCAACTCTTACTTGTCTGAACTGGCTTCCTCACCTGTTAGATCATTATCAGACATAATTGACTTCAACAACAAGAACCCTGTCGAGGTAATTACTCAATGTTCACCTCATTTCCAGGTTTATTCTTCCTTAACTTTGAATATGACACTCTTGAAACATTTGTTACAGGAAAGGATGGCTGAATTTGGCCAGAGTTACCTTCTGCAGTCTGAAGCAACAAACGGCATTGGTCCTGCTGAGGAGCGTGCCATTGCCAAACTGAACAAACTGTGTGAGGAAGGCCTTGAGAAGATAATGCGAGCCAATCAACTGGACGTGATCGTCGCACCTGGCGCGTCTGCTCATAGCCTTCTTGCCATCGGCGGCTATCCAGCAATAACTGTCCCAGCTGGATATGCTTCGAACGGCGTTCCTTTTGCGATTTGCTTTGGGGGGTTGAAAGGTTCAGAGCCTATGCTTATTGAGATTGCTTATTCCTTCGAGCAGGCAACAAAAGTTAGGAAACCTCCAATATTGCAGCATTCTGTCATTTGATTGCAGGTCTAGCTATTATCAAATGCAATACATCTGCGTCTTTGTATCTGAAATGGGTAATAGCGCGCAAAGGACTGAATTTTTGCTATGCAGATATTTCAGCTTTGTTACCTTTTTCTGTTTGATTCTACACAATCTTTTAATATCTTTTGTAATAAACCCTGATACATTGTTTGGTGCAAAATGACAAGAGAATTGCTTCAGCATGCTATTTCATCAAGCAAAGGAACTCTATTATTTTGGCAAGCATGTGAAGAAACTCTTCTCAGTTTTTCTTTTTATGAAATTCTTCTCAGTTATGTGCAACCAGAATATAAGCCACCGTTGGACATGAAGGAACATTATTTTCTGAGTGAGGTAAGGTCAGTACACCTTTATTTTTACTTGCCTGGCACTGCAACTTGACTTCTTTTTTCTGGTCATTTTATTACATTCTACAACTATTGCAGTTGCAGCGATCTGGTTTAAGCTGCTGACAGCATATAAAGGCATGTGGTGAAATCGAAAGGCGTGTCCTTTGACGGGCATTAGTTCTCCGGTGGGAATCATGTTCTCATTGGCTGGAGTGATGTGTTTTCCCCAGACCCAAGGTGCTGCTAGAGTTGTGGCCTGCAAGGTTCCAGTAAGTATGCTGTGCCAAGCTGATAGGAGTGCCTTTGATAGCTGGTGCACTGCCAGGTTAAGCTGAAGAGTGTAAAGCAGTTCATGCTTGAATAGGCAGACTTGGCCATGAGGATTCATACAAACAAAGATGTTGGTGACCGTTACCTTCTTCGCGATCTTTGCTCTCATATTGAAAGATGATTGATAGGTATGTAATCGCCATCTGGTCAAGACCCTTTAATCACCCACAGTTTGCACTTTACAGTTCAGCAACAAAAAACATTATGTTTTGCAGTCAAGGCACGTCAACACAGCTAATTATAATGTGATGAATTAAATGTAGAGCACTGAATTTTTAGCTTTCATTTCTGACACACCAGTTTGTCGTACGCTTGGCTCTTTGAGGCCTAAAAGATGGTATTAGGATACTGAGAGTACAGATATTGCAATCTGTTTTAAGACATTTCGGTCTGTGATCAACTGACTACTCAGTTGTGAACTTGTGATGGTACCACACGATAATTGTTCAAATCACCAATAAAATTACTAGTTATGTAATTGTGTAGTGTTCCATAGCAACCAACTTGTCTAAGAAGCCTCGGAGACATATAGATGTGgctttttttttttcttttaaaaGGTGGTAGTGCCCCTGGCCTTTGCATATATAGATATCGCTGCATTATCAGATCTGATATAGCTACATTATCAGATCTAGCTGAAATGTGTTTCTTCTCGTGTTTCAGCTATCTCCTACACATGCATCATACATCACTATCCTATATACGTCCTGCCAAAAAATAATTGTGTTGGATGCCATGACAGCCGCATCCTAACAAGAGCTGTATATATATTCACACCAGGCACAAGAGTTCCCCTGATCGTCCATGGAGTTTCAGCACTGATCGTGGTCCGACAGCACGCGGTTCCCGGCCGGCTTGCCGAGCTGCAAGCATGAAATAGGAGGGATGGTGGGAGTGTACAGCTCCCCGAAGGCCTGCCAGCAGAAGGGGCTGCTGCATATGTGGTACTGAGGCACTGTCAGGGGTCTCAGTTGTATGCCGGTCAGGGTGATCTCCGAGCACGGCGAGCTGTCGCTGCACGCGAAATGTGCGGGCTTGAATGTGAAAGTCCCCCGGATGTTCTCATATTGCACTCCCGAAACCGCAACCGCTGAGCTTTGGTTCGTGCACGATGTTTTGTCGCAGTAGAATTGGTCTATCATGATTGGTGTCTGAACCTCTGACATGTGTATGTTAGAGAACCTTATACCCTGGACCAGCCCTGAGCCACCCTGCATTGATAACCTAGTGTGATTGGATATATGTATGCGTAATGGTCCTTGCTGGATGAATTGTGTTGCGGTCTCCTTATGGTTACCTGCCAAGTCTTGATCCTGACACCGGTCATTGTTTTGAACATGTTGACATCTCTTACAGTGATGTTGGAGACACATGCCTTGGTGTTGTACCTTCCTAGGCCACCAATGCTGATCCCATGGCCTGGTCCACAGTTCACGTTGTGTATGTTTACGTCGCTGCAGCCTGTCTGTATGGAGATGCAGTCATCACCTGCATTGCACAAGGTAAATATTTCATGTCAAGTTCTCGTGGTTCTGTATACAGATTATTCCACTGCTCTCTATATTATATCTGGATAGGACATTAGGTAGTACATCCTGAAATAAAATTATTGCTATTGTGGTACACAAAGGTAACACCTAACTACTTGCATCAAGTTTTGTGACATCgccaaaaaaaattaaaaaaaattgtgaGGAACATTACCGCAGGCCAGGTCAGTGTGGTGAATGCTGACATCCTTGGAGTTTTGCAGGTGTATTCCATCAGTGTTGGGGCTATTCTCAGGGGAAGAGATGGTGAGGTTATGAACCATGACTCCCTGACAGCTATCGAACTTCAGATGGCACTGCGGGCTGTTGATGATGCTGATACCAGTTACTCTGACATTGGAACTGCCATAAAACCTTAGCGCCTGCATAGCAGAGTACGCAACCACTCGCTACTTAATTTGGTCTGATATGCAACTTCAAAGATATTCAAGTTCTGCAATAGTGACTTAATAATGTGCTTACCGTGGGTTTAATCTGTGGCATCTTCTCCAGCTCCTGATCAGTGTACTGTTGGAAGCATCCAAAGTAAGCAATTAGATTTGTCTACTTTTGATTTGTTTATTAAGTAAGGAAGCTGTTAGACGGTCAGGCCTTACTGAGTCcgtatcatcatcatcatcgtttGAATCTGAATAGGTCCACCATTCTTTACCCTGACCATTTATGACACCACTGCCTTGAATTGATATCCCATTTAGTTTCGTGAACTCGAGCCATTGAAGCAAACCAGAGCCCCAAGCTCTCGCGCCAGTTTTAGCCGAAATGGTTCCATCCAGCTACAAAACGAAAACATGACATTTAAAACCAGCACTGCTTATTTAGTTTGTTGTTGCATAACTAACACGCCGATTGGAATGTAGCCAAGGAATCTGAATTGGGCATATTGTAGAGCTTCAGAGAGTTTCAGTTGCAACCTCCAAACAGAATATTTTTGTTGAGTTCCTTCAAGTAACGGAGAACTTGTTTCTGGTGTATATATGCTTTGTGATTAGGAGTAATGTTACCTGGAATATAATGTTAGGCTTGCAGTTTGGCCCCGAAAATGAGATGGGGCCAACAACGAACTCGAGTTCAGGTGGTAGAAGAACCGTCGACGCCTCCACCTTGCACGCTGCTGTCCATGCTGCTTCAAAAGCCTGCAATATATAGATAATACGTAATAATTAAGTTCAACCTTTGTTGGGAAAGGATAATGTAGTGTGTCATCATATCATAGCATGCATGGTGATACCAACTGTGTAGCTCAGATTTCAAGTGCACTCCATAGCATTGTTTACTGAACGCTGCTATGCTATTGTGATCGGTACATGGGTACAAGACATAACTTCCTGCCCTAAAAGGAAATATAAGAAAAAATGCATATTTATTTAGAAAATTCCAAGTTTGTGTTGATTGGAAAATTAGGGTAATTCCTTACTGAGAACCCATAGTATAATTTAGTTTGGTGTTTAAGTTTCTCAATCGAGTCGATTCTCTCTAAAAACAAGAAAAACATCAAGAACCGATAAAAAGAACCAATAACTCTACTAAATTTGAGGATTGTCATATTCTTAGCGAACCGCAAAACTTGAGTTTCTTGCTGGCACTTATAATTCTTTTCCTGCACATATTTTTTCCGGGCACGTATAAAATGTCTTGCAAGAgtgctttcaaaaaaaaaagagtctTGCAAGAATGCAATTGCTATAGAATATTCTTGTTAGTCATTCATTGACATGATACCTTCTTTTACTCATAGACCCCAATTAAATACTACGGTACTAGAATCCAGCATGATGAGTAAAGACATATGCCCAATCATGTGAGAAACAACAATCTAAACATAAAGACAAATCACGGTTGTTGCATTATACACACTTGTCCTGACATGTAATATTCCAGCTCCCGATGGCATATGACGTGCAGCTTACTAAAAAAAAATTAACGTGATTGTGCAATCACGGGAGACTAATTTTGGCAAGATTGTCCCAGCAGCATACTAACTTGAAAATTGTATTTTTCAGGTGCAAATGTTCTTTATTTGGAAGCAGAGTATTTTCAGAGGTAGTGCTGGTGGT is drawn from Aegilops tauschii subsp. strangulata cultivar AL8/78 chromosome 1, Aet v6.0, whole genome shotgun sequence and contains these coding sequences:
- the LOC109739882 gene encoding probable amidase At4g34880, producing MPMPPPLRHLLPLLLAAAAASTAAAFVLEEATVESIHRAFAGGELTSRGLVELYLRRIASLDPALHAVVEIDAAGALAAADRADAARLELDGAALPPLHGIPVLIKDNIAAAGDGSGRLNATAGSLALVGSRPARDAGVVERLRRAGAVVLGTASLSEWCNFRAPGIPAGWSPRAGQGINPYVPSATPCASSSGSAIAAAANMVAVTIGTETDGSIMCPSSFNSVVGIKPTVGLTSRAGVIIISPRMDTIGPICRTVSDAVHVLEAMVGYDPRDAEATRMASRYIPKGGYGQFLNIDGLRGKRVGILRKDFFRFAPGSIQEKVFRDHFNTMRKMGAILVDNLEIPSMKVINDAVQSGERALMLAEFKLSLNSYLSELASSPVRSLSDIIDFNNKNPVEERMAEFGQSYLLQSEATNGIGPAEERAIAKLNKLCEEGLEKIMRANQLDVIVAPGASAHSLLAIGGYPAITVPAGYASNGVPFAICFGGLKGSEPMLIEIAYSFEQATKVRKPPILQHSVI
- the LOC109739890 gene encoding polygalacturonase At1g48100; the encoded protein is MSRDLAVLLLVVLLALSSGVGFCDARSGKHWRQNRGPSTTMFRRKGKGKNGGGSPPHSHRHQSPAMPAPPSPGGGNGHASQSPPPPLLPPQAPPAPRSSPPPLPPSLPPQAPPSPPPEEPSQGMVFSVVAFGARGDGVTDDTQAFEAAWTAACKVEASTVLLPPELEFVVGPISFSGPNCKPNIIFQLDGTISAKTGARAWGSGLLQWLEFTKLNGISIQGSGVINGQGKEWWTYSDSNDDDDDTDSYTDQELEKMPQIKPTALRFYGSSNVRVTGISIINSPQCHLKFDSCQGVMVHNLTISSPENSPNTDGIHLQNSKDVSIHHTDLACGDDCISIQTGCSDVNIHNVNCGPGHGISIGGLGRYNTKACVSNITVRDVNMFKTMTGVRIKTWQGGSGLVQGIRFSNIHMSEVQTPIMIDQFYCDKTSCTNQSSAVAVSGVQYENIRGTFTFKPAHFACSDSSPCSEITLTGIQLRPLTVPQYHICSSPFCWQAFGELYTPTIPPISCLQLGKPAGNRVLSDHDQC